The genomic segment CCAGTCTCAATCTGCCGCTCGACACACTGTCCATGGGCATGAGCCACGACCTTGAGTCGGCCATCGCTCAAGGCGCCACCTGGGTCCGTATCGGTACGGCCCTGTTTGGCACTCGCGGCTCTCATTAAATGCATAGCCAGCCATGACTGACACACTTCTGAACAAGGACCTGACATGAGCAAGACTCGTATCGCCTTTATCGGTGCCGGCAACATGGCCGCGAGCCTGATCGGCGGCCTGCGCGCCAAAGGCCTGGACGCGGCCCACATCCGCGCCAGCGCCCCAGGCGCAGAGACCCGCGCTCGCGTAAGCGCTGAGCACGGCATCGAAGTGTTCGCCGACAACGCCCAAGCCATTGAAGGCGCGGACGTCGTCGTACTGGCGGTCAAACCCCAGATGATGAAAGCCGTGTGCGAAACCATTCGTCCAAGCCTCAAGCCTCATCAGTTGGTGGTTTCGATTGCGGCAGGCATCACCTGCGCCAGCATGAACAACTGGCTGGGCGAGCAACCGATTGTGCGCTGCATGCCCAACACCCCGGCGCTGCTGCGTCAGGGCGTAAGCGGTCTGTATGCCACCGCCGACGTGACCGCCGAGCAACGCCAGCAGGCCGAAGAGCTGCTGTCCGCCGTCGGCATCGCCTTGTGGCTGAACGAAGAGCAGCAACTGGACGCGGTCACCGCCGTGTCCGGCAGCGGCCCGGCGTACTTCTTCCTGCTGATCGAAGCCATGACTGCCGCTGGCGTCAAACTGGGCCTGCCAGCCGACATCGCCGCCCAGCTGACCGTGCAAACCGCACTGGGCGCCGCGCATATGGCGGTCGCCAGTGACGTCGATGCCGCCGAACTGCGTCGCCGCGTCACCTCGCCTGCAGGCACCACGGAAGCAGCGATCAAATCGTTCCAGGCTGGCGGCTTCGAAGCGCTGGTCGAAAAAGCACTCGGTGCCGCCGCACATCGCTCGGCCGAAATGGCCGAACAACTTGGCCGCTAATCAGTTCTTACAAAGGAATCAATGATGCTTGGACTCAATGACGCTGCCGTTTTCGTAATTAAAACCCTGGGTAGCCTGTACCTGCTGATCGTACTGATGCGCTTCATCCTGCAATTGGTTCGGGCGAACTTTTACAACCCGCTGTGCCAGTTCGTCGTGAAAGCCACTCAACCGCTGCTCAAGCCACTGCGCCGCATCATCCCGAGCATGTTCGGGCTGGATATGTCGTCATTGGTATTGGCGCTGATCGTGCAGATGCTGCTGATAGCGGTGATCCTGTTTCTCAAAGGCTTCATGGTCGACTGGCTGTTCCTGGTGCCTTGGTCGCTGATCGCCATTTTCTCGCTGTTTTTGAACATTCTGTTCTACGCGATGATCATCAGTGTGATTCTGTCCTGGGTCGCCCCGGGGAGCCACAATCCGGGCGCAGAGCTGGTTGCCCAGATTACTGAACCGGTACTCGCGCCGTTCCGCCGGATCATCCCGAACCTGGGCGGCCTCGACATCTCGCCGATCTTCGCGTTTATCGTGATCCAGTTGCTGCAAAGCTGGCTGATCCCGCGCCTTGCGTACTACGCAATGATGCCAAACGGGTTGCTCGGCCTGATCTGATGAGCTACTTCCGCTGGGACGGTGACGATCTGATTCTGGAATGTCACCTGCAACCGGCAGCCCGCAGCGATGATTTCTGCGGGCTGCACGGCGATCGGCTGAAAATCCGCCTGACCGCGCCGCCTGTTGAAGGCAAGGCAAATGCGTATCTGATGGCGTTTCTGGCCAAGGCATTTGGGGTTTCCAAAAGCCAGGTGAGCCTGATCAGCGGCGAGTTGAACCGGCAGAAACGGGTGCGGATCCGTTCGCCGAAACAGTTGCCGGAATTGCCTGATTTAATGCGCCCGGCAGGCTGACCGCGTCATCGTTCATTCGCGGGCAAGCCACGCTCCCACATTGGAATGAGTTCTGTGTGGGAGCGTGGCTTGCCCGCGATGGCATCGCCTCGGTCCGATTGAGAAAAATCGGCTCAGGCCTTTGCTTGCCGCTAGCCACAGCGGTCTTTAGACTTACGCCTCATTTCAACGAGAGCAGGGTCGATGCCAACTGCCTTCCCCCCCGATTCTGTTGGTCTGGTGACGCCGCAAGTGGCGCACTTCAGCGAACCCCTGGCCCTGGCCTGCGGTCGCTCGCTCCCGGCCTATGACCTGATCTACGAAACCTATGGCACGCTGAACGCCACGGCGAGCAACGCCGTGCTGATCTGCCACGCCCTGTCCGGCCATCACCACGCAGCTGGTTTCCACAGCCCCGACGACCGAAAACCCGGTTGGTGGGACAGTTGCATCGGCCCCGGCAAGCCCATCGACACCTCGCGGTTCTTCGTGGTCAGCCTGAACAACCTCGGCGGCTGCAATGGCTCCACCGGCCCGAGCAGCATCAACCCCGAGACCGGCAAGCCATTCGGCGCCGATTTCCCGGTGCTGACCGTGGAAGACTGGGTGCACAGTCAGGCCCGTCTGGCCGACTTGATCGGCATTCGCCAGTGGGCAGCCGTGATCGGCGGCAGCCTCGGCGGCATGCAAGCCATGCAATGGAGCATCAGCTACCCGGATCGCATCCGGCACTGCCTGGCCATCGCCTCGGCACCGAAGCTGTCGGCGCAGAACATCGCCTTCAACGAAGTGGCACGCCAGGCAATCCTCACCGACCCCGAATTCCACGGCGGTTCGTTCCAGGAAGCGGGCGTGATTCCCAAGCGCGGCTTGATGCTGGCGCGGATGGTCGGGCATATCACTTATCTGTCCGACGACTCGATGGGCGAGAAATTCGGCCGGGGCCTCAAGAGCGAGAAGCTCAACTACGACTTCCACAGCGTCGAGTTCCAGGTCGAAAGCTACCTGCGTTATCAAGGTGAAGAGTTCTCCGGGCGTTTTGACGCCAACACTTACCTGCTGATGACCAAGGCCTTGGACTACTTCGACCCGGCGGCGAACTTCAACGATGACCTGGCGAAGACCTTCGCCGGTGCCACCGCCAAGTTCTGCGTGATGTCCTTCACCACCGACTGGCGCTTCTCCCCTGCCCGCTCGCGGGAACTGGTGGATGCCCTGATGGCGGCGCGCAAAGACGTCTGCTACCTGGAAATCGACGCACCGCAAGGCCACGACGCCTTTCTGATTCCGATCCCGCGCTATTTGCAGGCGTTCGGCAATTACATGAACCGAATTACGGTGTGAACAAGCCATGAGAGCTGATCTGGAAATCATCCAGGAATGGATCCCCGCCGGCAGCCGCGTGCTCGACCTCGGGTGCGGTGATGGCGAGTTGCTGACCTGGCTGCGCGATAACAAGCAAGTCACCGGCTATGGCCTGGAAAACGACCCGGACAACATCGCCGAGTGCGTGGCCAAGGGCATCAACGTCATCGAGCAGGACCTGGACAAAGGCCTGGGCAACTTTGCCAGCAACAGCTTCGACATCGTGGTCATGACCCAGGCACTGCAAGCGGTGCATTACCCGGACAAGATTCTCGACGAAATGCTGCGGGTCGGCCGCCAGTGCATCATCACCTTCCCCAACTTCGGTCACTGGCGCTGCCGCTGGTACCTGGCGAGCAAGGGGCGGATGCCGGTTTCCGAGTTTCTGCCGTACACCTGGTACAACACACCGAACATCCACTTCTGTACTTTCGGCGACTTTGAAGAACTGTGCCGTGAACGTGAAGCCAAGGTCATTGATCGGCTTGCCGTGGATCAACAGCACCGACACGGGTGGGCCAGTAAGCTATGGCCTAATCTATTAGGTGAGATTGGTATCTACCGCGTCAGCAGCCCCGGGCTTGCGGACCACAAGATCGCGGTCTGAACCACGATATTTCAAGGAGAACGATCATGGGTCGTCTAGCGCTATTTGTACTTACTGCCTGCCTGAGCGTCACCGCTATGGCCGCTGATGTGATCAAGGGCGAACGTCAGGAAACCTTTGGTGATGTGACGGTGCATTACAACACTTTCAACTCCACCTATTTGCAGCCGGATATTGCCAAGGCCGCCGAACTGATCCGCAGCAAGAACCAGGGCGTGATCAACGTCTCGGTGATCAAGGACGGCAAGCCGCTGGTCGCCAATGTCACAGGCGAAGTCAAAGACCTGACCAGCCAAAGCGTGACGCTGAAGTTCAAACAGGTCACTGAACAAGGCGCGGTCTACTACATCGCGCAATACCCGGTCGATCAGCAGGAAGTCCGTACTTTCGAGATCAAGGTGCAGACCGGTGACAAAATCAACACCATCAATTTCAACCAAGAGCTTTTCCCCGGCGAATGATGAACTTCACGCAACTCGTACTGGCCAGCCATAACGCCGGCAAACTCAAGGAACTCCAGGCCATGCTCGGCGAATCGGTGCAACTGCGCTCGATCGGCGAGTTCAGCAGTGTCGAGCCCGAAGAAACCGGCCTGTCGTTCGTCGAGAACGCCATCCTCAAGGCCCGCAATGCCGCGCGCATCTCCGGCTTGCCAGCGCTGGCCGATGATTCGGGGCTGGCGGTGGATTTCCTGGGCGGCGCGCCTGGCATCTATTCGGCCCGTTATGCCGACGGCAAGGGCGATGCGGCGAACAACGCCAAATTGCTCGATGCGTTGAAAGACGTGCCTGAAGCCGAGCGCGGCGCGCAGTTCGTCTGCGTCCTGGCGCTGGTGCGTCACGCCGACGATCCGTTGCCGATCCTCTGCGAAGGCCTGTGGCATGGGCGTATCCTGACCCAGGCCAGCGGCGAACACGGTTTTGGTTATGACCCGCTGTTCTGGGTGCCGGAGCGCAATTGCTCCAGCGCCGAACTGAGCCCAGGCGACAAGAACCAGATCAGCCACCGCGCCCGTGCAATGGATCTGCTGCGCCAGCGTCTGGGACTGAAATGACCCATGACTCGTCCGCGTCGCCGCTGATCTTCGGCGGCGGCGCACAATCGCCACGGGGCGCGCTCCCAGTGCTGCCGCCCTTGGCGCTGTACATCCATATCCCGTGGTGCGTGCGTAAATGCCCTTATTGCGACTTCAACTCCCACACCGCCAGCCCCGTGCTGCCGGAAGAAGAGTATGTCGATGCGTTGCTGGCCGACCTTGATCAGGACCTGCACGCGGTTTACGGCCGCGAGCTGAGTTCGATCTTCTTCGGCGGCGGCACGCCGAGCCTGTTCAGCGCGCCAGCACTGGGCCGGCTGCTCAAAGGCGTCGAGCAACGCATTCCGTTTGCCAACGACATCGAAATCACTCTGGAAGCCAACCCCGGCACCTTCGAGCAGGAGAAGTTCGTCGCCTACCGGGCGCTGGGCATCAATCGCCTGTCGATTGGTATCCAGAGCTTTCAGGAGGCGAAACTCAAGGCACTGGGGCGGATTCACAACGGTGACGAAGCGGTGCGTGCCGCCGGCATGGCCCGTCAGGCCGGGTTCGACAACTTCAACCTGGACCTGATGCACGGCTTGCCCGATCAGTCCCTGGACGATGCCCTGAGCGACCTGCGCCAGGCCATCGCACTGAAGCCGACCCACTTGTCCTGGTATCAGCTGACGCTGGAGCCGAACACCGTGTTCTGGAACCAGCCACCGACACTGCCGGAAGACGACACGCTGTGGGACATTCAGGAAGCCGGTCAGGCACTGCTCGCCGAACACGGTTACGCGCAATACGAAGTGTCGGCCTATGCCCAGCCCGGTCGTCCGGCGCGGCATAACCTCAATTACTGGAGCTTCGGCGACTTCATTGGCATCGGTGCTGGCGCCCACGGCAAGCTCAGTCATCCGGACGGGCGCATCGTGCGCACCTGGAAGACCCGCCTGCCCAAGGACTATCTCAACCCGGCGAAGAATTTCCAGGCCGGTGAGAAAGCCCTGACCAATGACGAATTGCCGTTCGAGTTCCTGATGAACGCTCTGCGCCTGACAGACGGTGTGGAATCGCGGCTGTACCCGGAACGAACCGGGCTGAGCCTGGAAAGCCTCGCAGAAGGCCGTCTCGATGCAGAACAAAGTGGCCTGTTGCAGGTCGAACCGTCACGTCTGGCGGCCACGGACCGCGGACAACTGTTTCTCAACGACTTGCTGCAAAAATTTCTGAGCTGATTTCAGCCTTAAGGGAAAACCAATGGATTTGATACTCGACCTGCTCGCCACCGTGTCCCGTTGGAGCCGCAGCAACCTGTCGGAAATCTCCCTGGCGCTGGTCGGTTGCCTGCTGGTGCTGTTCGGTGCGGACTTCAAAGGCTGGGTCGAGCAACGCCTGGGCAGCATTGCCGGCGCCTTGCGCGTCCCGCTGATGGCCCTGCTGTGCGTGATCGGCAGCGGCGCGGCGCTGATCTATGCCACGCCGTGGATCATTCGCGGCTTGAGCCAGTTCAACAACTACAGCCTGGCGCCAGTGTTGTTGGTGGTGCTGGTGCTCATTGGCGTCGTGGCAGATCGCCGCTGATTCGAAACAGTACACAAAGCAAATGTGGGAGCGGGCTTGCTCGCGATGAGGCCATAACATTCAACATCTGTGTTGACTGTTATACCGCTATCGCGAGCAAGCTCGCTCCCACATTGTTATGCGTTATGGCTTAGGACTGTTTTTCGAACTTCAGATCCCACACGCCATGCCCAAGCCGTTCGCCGCGGCGTTCGAACTTGGTGATCGGGCGTTCGGTCGGGCGCGGGACGCATTTGCCGTCTTCGGCCAGGTTGCGGTAACCCGGTGCGACGTTCATCACTTCCAACATGTACTCGGCATACGGTTCCCAGTCGGTGGCCATGTGCAGCACACCGCCGACCTTCAACTTGCTGCGCACCAGCTCAGCAAACGACGCCTGAACAATGCGGCGCTTGTGGTGGCGACTCTTGTGCCATGGATCCGGGAAAAACAGCATCAGGCGATCAAGGCTGTTGTCGGCCACACAGCGATTGAGCACTTCGATCGCGTCGCAATCGTAGACCCGCAGGTTGGTCAGGCCCTGAGTCAGCACGCCATTGAGCAGCGCGCCGACACCCGGACGGTGCACCTCGACGCCAATGAAATCCTGCTCAGGCGAAGCCGCAGCCATTTCCAGCAGCGAATGGCCCATGCCAAAGCCGATTTCCAGGGAGCGCGGCGCCGAACGGCCGAACACCTGGTCGAAATCCACCGGTGCATCCGCCAATGGCAGCACGAACAGTGGCGTGCCTTGCTCCAGGCCTTTTTGCTGGCCTTCGGTCATGCGACCGGCGCGCATCACAAAACTCTTGATGCGGCGGTGTTGGCGCTCGTCGCCTTCTTCCGTCTGGATTGGCGTGTCGTTTGATTCAGTCATCAATGGCTCTTACTTGATCAGACCATCCAGCGGCGAGGAGGCGCTGGCATAGAGTTTTTTCGGCATGCGACCGGCGAGGTAGGCCAGGCGACCTGCGACGATGGCGTGTTTCATGGCTTCAGCCATCATGACCGGCTGCTGGGCGTGAGCGATGGCCGAGTTCATCAGCACCGCTTCGCAGCCCAGTTCCATGGCGATGGTGGCGTCGGAGGCAGTACCGACACCGGCATCCACCAGCACCGGAATTTTCGCTTCTTCGAGGATGATCTGCAGGTTGTACGGATTGCAGATCCCCAGGCCCGTGCCGATCAGACCGGCGAGCGGCATCACCGCGATGCAGCCGATTTCCGCCAGTTGACGGGCGATGATCGGGTCGTCGCTGGTGTACACCATCACGTCGAAGCCTTCCTTGACCAGCACTTCGGCGGCCTTGAGGGTTTCGATCACGTTGGGAAACAGGGTTTTCTGGTCCGCCAGCACTTCCAGCTTCACTAGGTTATGGCCGCCGAGCAGCTCACGGGCCAGGCGGCAGGTGCGCACGGCCTCGATGGCATCGAAGCAACCCGCGGTATTAGGCAGGAAGGTGTAGCGATCCGGCGACAGGACATCCAGCAGGTTCGGCTCGCCCGGATTCTGGCCGAGGTTGGTGCGGCGTACGGCGAAGGTGACAATCTCGGCACCCGAGGCTTCGATGGCCAGGCGGGTTTCTTCCATGTCACGGTACTTGCCGGTGCCTACCAGCAGACGCGACTGGTAAGTACGACCGGCCAGAACGAAGGGCTTGTCGCTACGAACGATGCTCATGGGAAATCCTCTGTTGGGGTGAGGTTCTTGCAGAATTCTGTGCCCTTGCGGGCCGGGCGACTAGCCGCCGCCGATGGCGTGCACGACTTCGACGCTGTCACCGTCGTTCAGCGTGGTGTCGGCATGTTGGCTGCGCGGGACGATATCCAGATTGAGCTCGACCGCCACCCGGCGTCCGGTCAGTTCCAGACGGGTCAGCAGGGCCGCAACGGTTTCACCGTCGGGCAGTTCAAGGGATTCGCCGTTCAACTGAATGCGCATGCCGGATGCCGCCATCATTTTTAGGGGCAGGCATTCTAGCCCGATCAGTCTTGGCGACCCAAGCCATTCGTCATGAAATGGACCATGCGGTCAGCTCAACCGCCAGGCGGCGAGTCCCAGGCAGAACCAGCCCACCAGAAACGCCAGCCCGCCGAATGGCGTGATGATGCCGAGCTTGCTGATGCCCGTGGTTGTCAGCAGGTAAAGACTGCCGGAGAACAGCACGATGCCGATCGCAAACGAGGCGCCTGCCCAAGTGATCAACTTGCCGGGAATCTGCGTGGCCAGTAGCGCCACACCCAGCAGCGCCAGGGTGTGCACCAACTGGTAGGTGACGCCGGTGTGGAATATCGCCAGGTACTCGGGCGTCAGGCGGTTTTTCAGGCCGTGGGCGGCAAATGCACCCAGGGCAACACCGGTGAAGCCGAAAAAGGCAGCCAGCATCAGGAAGCCACGCAGCATGAAAAACTCCAGTCAGACTCGATCAACAGGGTCTGTATAATGGCCCGCTCAACGGGTTCGGCCAAGCCATCTCTATGCTGCGTTTAATTTTTCGTCGTTTCACAAAAGCCCTGCTCTGGTTTGTGGCTGGCAGTGTATTGCTGGTGTTGATCTTTCGCGTGGTGCCGCCACCGGGCACGGCGTTGATGGTCGAGCGCAAGATTGAATCGTGGGTCGACGGCGAACCCATCGATCTGCAACGGACCTGGAAACCATGGGATGAGATTTCCGACGACCTGAAAGTCGCGGTGATGGCCGGGGAAGATCAGAAATTCCCGGAGCATTGGGGTTTTGACTTCGGTGCAATCCAGGCCGCGCTGACCCACAACGAGCTTGGCGGGTCGATTCGTGGGGCGAGCACCCTGAGTCAGCAGGTCTCGAAAAACCTGTTTTTGTGGTCCGGCCGCAGCTGGCTGCGCAAAGGGCTGGAAGCCTGGTTTACCGGATTGATCGAAGTGTTCTGGCCCAAGCAGCGGATTCTTGAGGTGTATTTGAACAGCGTCGAGTGGGATGACGGGGTCTTTGGCGCCGAAGCGGCGGCCCGGCATCACTTTGGTGTGAGCGCCAGGTCGCTGTCTCGGCAGCAGGCCAGTTATCTGGCGGCGGTGCTGCCAAATCCACGGGTGTGGAGCGCCAGTCATCCGACCAGCTACGTGTCGCGTCGGGCGGGGTGGATTCGGCAGCAGATGAGTCAGCTGGGTGGGGATAGCTATCTGTTGGGGCTCAATGATTCGCGTCGGGCGCCTTGGGCTCAATAACTGTTCACTGTCTCCCAAACACCAAAAATCCCCCGTGGGAGCGAGCCTGCTCGCGAATACGGTGCCCCATTCAACATTGATGTTGACTGATCTTCCGCATTCGCGAGCAGGCTCGCTCCCACAAGGGTTTGGTGTTGAGCTTATAAACAAAAACGCCCCGATCAATGATCGGGGCGTTTTTTATTGCCGGTTGCGCGGGTTAAGCGGCAATCGACAACTTGAGCTTGTTCATCGCGCTCTTCTCAAGCTGACGAATACGCTCGGCCGACACGTTGTACTTCTGCGCCAGGTCATGCAGCGTGGCTTTTTCTTCTGCCAGCCAGCGCTGGTAGAGGATGTCACGGCTGCGGTCGTCCAGCACTTCCAGCGCTTCGTGCAGGTTGTGATTGGAGTTGTCGCTCCAGTCGGCATCTTCCAGTTGACGCGCCGGGTCGTACCGGTGGTCTTCCAGGTAGTTGGCCGGCGACTGGAAGGCGCTGTCGTCGTCTGCTTCGGCAGCCGGGTCGAAGGCCATGTCATGGCCGGTCAGGCGACTTTCCATCTCGCGTACTTCACGCGGCTCTACGCCGAGGCTTTCCGCCACACGGTGGACTTCCTCGTTGTTCAGCCAGGCCAGACGCTTCTTCTGGCTGCGCAGGTTGAAGAACAGCTTGCGCTGGGCCTTGGTGGTCGCGACTTTCACAATGCGCCAGTTGCGCAGGATGAACTCGTGAATTTCCGCCTTGATCCAGTGCACCGCAAAAGACACCAGGCGCACGCCCATTTCCGGGTTGAA from the Pseudomonas sp. N3-W genome contains:
- the proC gene encoding pyrroline-5-carboxylate reductase — protein: MSKTRIAFIGAGNMAASLIGGLRAKGLDAAHIRASAPGAETRARVSAEHGIEVFADNAQAIEGADVVVLAVKPQMMKAVCETIRPSLKPHQLVVSIAAGITCASMNNWLGEQPIVRCMPNTPALLRQGVSGLYATADVTAEQRQQAEELLSAVGIALWLNEEQQLDAVTAVSGSGPAYFFLLIEAMTAAGVKLGLPADIAAQLTVQTALGAAHMAVASDVDAAELRRRVTSPAGTTEAAIKSFQAGGFEALVEKALGAAAHRSAEMAEQLGR
- a CDS encoding YggT family protein, which codes for MLGLNDAAVFVIKTLGSLYLLIVLMRFILQLVRANFYNPLCQFVVKATQPLLKPLRRIIPSMFGLDMSSLVLALIVQMLLIAVILFLKGFMVDWLFLVPWSLIAIFSLFLNILFYAMIISVILSWVAPGSHNPGAELVAQITEPVLAPFRRIIPNLGGLDISPIFAFIVIQLLQSWLIPRLAYYAMMPNGLLGLI
- a CDS encoding DUF167 domain-containing protein; protein product: MSYFRWDGDDLILECHLQPAARSDDFCGLHGDRLKIRLTAPPVEGKANAYLMAFLAKAFGVSKSQVSLISGELNRQKRVRIRSPKQLPELPDLMRPAG
- a CDS encoding homoserine O-acetyltransferase translates to MPTAFPPDSVGLVTPQVAHFSEPLALACGRSLPAYDLIYETYGTLNATASNAVLICHALSGHHHAAGFHSPDDRKPGWWDSCIGPGKPIDTSRFFVVSLNNLGGCNGSTGPSSINPETGKPFGADFPVLTVEDWVHSQARLADLIGIRQWAAVIGGSLGGMQAMQWSISYPDRIRHCLAIASAPKLSAQNIAFNEVARQAILTDPEFHGGSFQEAGVIPKRGLMLARMVGHITYLSDDSMGEKFGRGLKSEKLNYDFHSVEFQVESYLRYQGEEFSGRFDANTYLLMTKALDYFDPAANFNDDLAKTFAGATAKFCVMSFTTDWRFSPARSRELVDALMAARKDVCYLEIDAPQGHDAFLIPIPRYLQAFGNYMNRITV
- the metW gene encoding methionine biosynthesis protein MetW, yielding MRADLEIIQEWIPAGSRVLDLGCGDGELLTWLRDNKQVTGYGLENDPDNIAECVAKGINVIEQDLDKGLGNFASNSFDIVVMTQALQAVHYPDKILDEMLRVGRQCIITFPNFGHWRCRWYLASKGRMPVSEFLPYTWYNTPNIHFCTFGDFEELCREREAKVIDRLAVDQQHRHGWASKLWPNLLGEIGIYRVSSPGLADHKIAV
- a CDS encoding DUF4426 domain-containing protein; this translates as MGRLALFVLTACLSVTAMAADVIKGERQETFGDVTVHYNTFNSTYLQPDIAKAAELIRSKNQGVINVSVIKDGKPLVANVTGEVKDLTSQSVTLKFKQVTEQGAVYYIAQYPVDQQEVRTFEIKVQTGDKINTINFNQELFPGE
- the rdgB gene encoding RdgB/HAM1 family non-canonical purine NTP pyrophosphatase, which gives rise to MMNFTQLVLASHNAGKLKELQAMLGESVQLRSIGEFSSVEPEETGLSFVENAILKARNAARISGLPALADDSGLAVDFLGGAPGIYSARYADGKGDAANNAKLLDALKDVPEAERGAQFVCVLALVRHADDPLPILCEGLWHGRILTQASGEHGFGYDPLFWVPERNCSSAELSPGDKNQISHRARAMDLLRQRLGLK
- the hemW gene encoding radical SAM family heme chaperone HemW yields the protein MTHDSSASPLIFGGGAQSPRGALPVLPPLALYIHIPWCVRKCPYCDFNSHTASPVLPEEEYVDALLADLDQDLHAVYGRELSSIFFGGGTPSLFSAPALGRLLKGVEQRIPFANDIEITLEANPGTFEQEKFVAYRALGINRLSIGIQSFQEAKLKALGRIHNGDEAVRAAGMARQAGFDNFNLDLMHGLPDQSLDDALSDLRQAIALKPTHLSWYQLTLEPNTVFWNQPPTLPEDDTLWDIQEAGQALLAEHGYAQYEVSAYAQPGRPARHNLNYWSFGDFIGIGAGAHGKLSHPDGRIVRTWKTRLPKDYLNPAKNFQAGEKALTNDELPFEFLMNALRLTDGVESRLYPERTGLSLESLAEGRLDAEQSGLLQVEPSRLAATDRGQLFLNDLLQKFLS
- a CDS encoding DUF3392 domain-containing protein, which produces MDLILDLLATVSRWSRSNLSEISLALVGCLLVLFGADFKGWVEQRLGSIAGALRVPLMALLCVIGSGAALIYATPWIIRGLSQFNNYSLAPVLLVVLVLIGVVADRR
- the trmB gene encoding tRNA (guanosine(46)-N7)-methyltransferase TrmB; translation: MTESNDTPIQTEEGDERQHRRIKSFVMRAGRMTEGQQKGLEQGTPLFVLPLADAPVDFDQVFGRSAPRSLEIGFGMGHSLLEMAAASPEQDFIGVEVHRPGVGALLNGVLTQGLTNLRVYDCDAIEVLNRCVADNSLDRLMLFFPDPWHKSRHHKRRIVQASFAELVRSKLKVGGVLHMATDWEPYAEYMLEVMNVAPGYRNLAEDGKCVPRPTERPITKFERRGERLGHGVWDLKFEKQS
- a CDS encoding thiazole synthase produces the protein MSIVRSDKPFVLAGRTYQSRLLVGTGKYRDMEETRLAIEASGAEIVTFAVRRTNLGQNPGEPNLLDVLSPDRYTFLPNTAGCFDAIEAVRTCRLARELLGGHNLVKLEVLADQKTLFPNVIETLKAAEVLVKEGFDVMVYTSDDPIIARQLAEIGCIAVMPLAGLIGTGLGICNPYNLQIILEEAKIPVLVDAGVGTASDATIAMELGCEAVLMNSAIAHAQQPVMMAEAMKHAIVAGRLAYLAGRMPKKLYASASSPLDGLIK
- the thiS gene encoding sulfur carrier protein ThiS, which translates into the protein MRIQLNGESLELPDGETVAALLTRLELTGRRVAVELNLDIVPRSQHADTTLNDGDSVEVVHAIGGG
- a CDS encoding DUF423 domain-containing protein, which translates into the protein MLRGFLMLAAFFGFTGVALGAFAAHGLKNRLTPEYLAIFHTGVTYQLVHTLALLGVALLATQIPGKLITWAGASFAIGIVLFSGSLYLLTTTGISKLGIITPFGGLAFLVGWFCLGLAAWRLS
- the mtgA gene encoding monofunctional biosynthetic peptidoglycan transglycosylase, whose product is MLRLIFRRFTKALLWFVAGSVLLVLIFRVVPPPGTALMVERKIESWVDGEPIDLQRTWKPWDEISDDLKVAVMAGEDQKFPEHWGFDFGAIQAALTHNELGGSIRGASTLSQQVSKNLFLWSGRSWLRKGLEAWFTGLIEVFWPKQRILEVYLNSVEWDDGVFGAEAAARHHFGVSARSLSRQQASYLAAVLPNPRVWSASHPTSYVSRRAGWIRQQMSQLGGDSYLLGLNDSRRAPWAQ
- the rpoH gene encoding RNA polymerase sigma factor RpoH, yielding MTTSLQPAYALVPGANLEAYVHTVNSIPLLTPEQERELAESLYYEQDLGAARQMVLAHLRFVVHIARSYSGYGLAQADLIQEGNVGLMKAVKRFNPEMGVRLVSFAVHWIKAEIHEFILRNWRIVKVATTKAQRKLFFNLRSQKKRLAWLNNEEVHRVAESLGVEPREVREMESRLTGHDMAFDPAAEADDDSAFQSPANYLEDHRYDPARQLEDADWSDNSNHNLHEALEVLDDRSRDILYQRWLAEEKATLHDLAQKYNVSAERIRQLEKSAMNKLKLSIAA